CAACACGAACCAATTGAGCTTTTTTCGACGCTGCGgacaaatctattcaagaattttatcgtaaaaattaatttaagtaACTTTTACGAGAATTGTCTTTTTCGAGGAATATTTTTGAACGTTAATTTCGTTGTAACcatttttgaccccaacataaATGTGAGAAAGCCCTATCCtatctcaaggcctatctcactactccacctctcctctcacAATCCTTGGAAGGTGAGGTCCTATTGCTCTATATGGCGGTATCAGAGCATGTAGTCAGCGCGGTCctagtaagggaagaaggaaggaaacatcATCCTATATACTACGTGAGCAAATTTCTactagacgcggagacccgctatagtcacctTGAAAAGTTAACCCTCGCCTTGGTTAACGCTGCTCGAAAGTTACGCCCCTATttccaggctcatcaaatcgtggTGGTCACCTCATTCCCCATCAAAGCAGTCCTTCATAAGCCAgaagtgtctggacgactagcaaaatgggctATAGAGCTGGGGGAGTACGACGTGATCTTCCGGCCTGCAACAGCCATCAAATCGCAAATCCTAGCAGATTTCATAGCCgaattctctcctgccatgCTTGCAGCCTtggaacaagaggtaaagcttcgtGATAGCGAAGGAGAGAAAGGTGAATGGACACTATACGTTGATGGGTCTAGTAATGTAAGGGGCGCATGCGTGGGACTAGTCCTAATTTCCCCTACGGGGGAATTAGCCTCAAGTGTCGTACGATGCAACTTCAAAGAATCGAATAACGAAGATGTATACGAAGCTCTAATAGCAGGGTTGACACTCGCCAAACAGATGGGAGTAGAAgacatccaggtcttcagcgactcACAACTGATCATAAGCCAAGTCCAAGGAGACTACCAGGCGAAAGATCCGAGTATGTTCAGGTATTTATCCGTTGCTAAGCGATTACTCGATAGGTTCC
The Raphanus sativus cultivar WK10039 unplaced genomic scaffold, ASM80110v3 Scaffold4037, whole genome shotgun sequence genome window above contains:
- the LOC130507113 gene encoding uncharacterized protein LOC130507113; protein product: MAVSEHVVSAVLVREEGRKHHPIYYVSKFLLDAETRYSHLEKLTLALVNAARKLRPYFQAHQIVVVTSFPIKAVLHKPEVSGRLAKWAIELGEYDVIFRPATAIKSQILADFIAEFSPAMLAALEQEVKLRDSEGEKGEWTLYVDGSSNVRGACVGLVLISPTGELASSVVRCNFKESNNEDVYEALIAGLTLAKQMGVEDIQVFSDSQLIISQVQGDYQAKDPSMFRYLSVAKRLLDRFQHCKLTQIPREHNSQADALANLGSALETTSHMSMPLLVLQWPATEKETEPEEVSMVDEGETWMTPIINYLRYDTLPEDRDESRKIRRQAARYCFSKGKLYWRSFSGPYLRCLTPREAARILEELHEGECGSHSSGRSLWGMDIMGKFPMAPGKKIFLLVVTDYFTKWVEAEELAKITDLQIRNSYGLT